In Flavobacterium sp., a single window of DNA contains:
- a CDS encoding SRPBCC domain-containing protein, which yields MSAIDFTTALLVDQSAQEVFKAVTNVRGWWSEEIEGNTANLNDEFDYHYEDIHHCKVQLIEVIPNQKIVWLVKENYFKFTEDKTEWTGTKPTFEISEKDGKTELRFTHFGLTSEYECFEICRNAWTNYIQNSLKKLIETGKGEPNATGKPQTENEKKLSQN from the coding sequence ATGAGTGCTATAGATTTTACAACCGCATTATTAGTCGATCAATCTGCTCAGGAAGTTTTTAAAGCCGTTACCAATGTGCGAGGCTGGTGGTCAGAAGAAATTGAAGGCAATACAGCTAATTTAAATGATGAGTTTGATTATCATTACGAAGATATTCATCACTGCAAAGTACAATTAATCGAAGTAATTCCGAATCAGAAAATAGTCTGGCTCGTAAAAGAAAACTACTTTAAATTTACAGAAGACAAAACAGAATGGACAGGTACTAAACCCACTTTTGAAATTTCTGAAAAAGACGGAAAAACAGAACTTCGTTTTACACATTTCGGCTTAACTTCAGAATATGAATGTTTCGAAATTTGCCGCAACGCCTGGACAAACTACATTCAAAACAGCCTTAAAAAACTAATTGAAACCGGAAAAGGTGAACCAAACGCAACTGGAAAACCACAAACCGAAAACGAAAAGAAATTATCTCAAAATTAA
- a CDS encoding DUF4261 domain-containing protein: protein MKLFNFSKNKPEDNEEDRLENYAEMLNCKLLFIDEPKIDGDKILDELKKHFDNVENVSKDKSFIFQFSDFQIELADATIPAQCLIAVPDDGKFEVEIPDTAFQQNWHWPEAEEMVRNCNYEILVTDFMSRTLPYKERFNLYMEFLAAVTKITQPNAIYSFHAEKIINPVEFIDAWESGHNSILDILCNVRLYNISDSENNELIMDSVGLHSFGLPDFQIKFSEFEFEANDIANLLWNYVYYVFEYGDVIENGNTLEGTESGSKWVCEREMAIILPERVVLNVQPD, encoded by the coding sequence ATGAAATTATTCAATTTTTCAAAAAACAAACCCGAAGATAACGAAGAAGACAGATTAGAAAATTACGCCGAAATGCTTAATTGCAAACTATTGTTTATCGATGAACCTAAAATAGATGGCGACAAAATTTTAGACGAATTAAAAAAGCATTTTGATAATGTAGAAAACGTCAGCAAAGACAAATCTTTTATATTTCAGTTTTCTGATTTTCAAATTGAACTGGCAGACGCGACAATTCCGGCGCAATGTCTTATTGCAGTTCCAGATGATGGGAAATTCGAAGTCGAAATTCCTGACACTGCTTTTCAGCAAAACTGGCATTGGCCTGAAGCGGAAGAAATGGTCCGAAATTGTAATTACGAAATATTAGTTACTGATTTTATGTCCAGAACTCTGCCTTATAAAGAAAGATTCAATTTGTATATGGAATTTTTAGCGGCAGTGACCAAAATAACACAGCCAAACGCTATTTATTCATTTCATGCAGAAAAAATAATAAATCCTGTTGAATTTATTGATGCCTGGGAAAGCGGACATAACTCAATTCTCGACATACTTTGCAATGTAAGATTATACAATATTTCTGATTCCGAAAATAATGAACTTATAATGGACAGCGTTGGGCTTCATTCTTTTGGACTTCCCGATTTTCAAATTAAATTCTCAGAATTCGAATTTGAGGCCAACGATATAGCAAATCTTCTCTGGAACTATGTTTATTATGTTTTTGAATATGGCGATGTAATAGAAAACGGAAATACTCTTGAAGGAACTGAAAGCGGGTCAAAATGGGTATGCGAACGAGAAATGGCAATAATTTTACCGGAACGCGTAGTACTTAATGTTCAGCCCGATTAG
- a CDS encoding 3-hydroxyacyl-ACP dehydratase FabZ family protein, with protein sequence MVQNIENLIPHRPPFLFVDEILSYTKEEIIGTKTFAEKDNWLKGSFTDFEFIPGTILIEAMAQCGGAGVKLLGVADGVFGLVSIENAEFYSGAKFGDEIKFVVENIRLSEKIIKQQGTAYIDNKPILKAGWMCVKIS encoded by the coding sequence ATGGTACAAAATATTGAAAACCTAATTCCGCATAGACCACCCTTCCTTTTTGTCGACGAAATACTATCTTATACAAAAGAGGAAATAATAGGCACTAAAACATTTGCAGAAAAAGACAATTGGCTAAAAGGAAGTTTTACTGATTTTGAATTTATTCCCGGCACTATTTTAATCGAAGCAATGGCACAATGCGGAGGCGCAGGAGTAAAGCTTTTAGGAGTAGCAGATGGTGTATTTGGTTTAGTAAGCATTGAAAATGCTGAGTTTTACAGTGGAGCAAAATTTGGTGATGAAATAAAATTTGTAGTAGAAAACATCCGCTTAAGCGAAAAAATAATCAAACAACAAGGAACTGCTTATATTGACAACAAACCCATTTTGAAAGCAGGCTGGATGTGTGTGAAAATTTCTTGA